A genomic window from Micromonospora violae includes:
- a CDS encoding glycosyl hydrolase family 18 protein: protein MKRSLRRALWAGAVVALTVAAVPVTTAFGAGTVTTTFTKAQDWGTGHEAKVTVTNGSSATVATWRIEFDLPSGTTITSAWDADVTSSGSHYVAVKKSWAGSLAPGASFSWGYNGSGAYKAPLNCTINGVACGGGTTPPTTTPPTTTPPTTTPPTTPPTTPPPTTNPPNPGGKKIVGYFAEWGVYGRNYHVKNIQTSGSAAKLTHILYAFGNTTGGRCAIGDSYADYEKAYTAAESVDGVADTWDQPLRGSFNQLRKLKQLNPHLKVIWSFGGWTWSGGFTQAAQNPAAFAESCYNLVEDPRWADVFDGIDVDWEYPNACGLSCDTSGPNAFKNVISALRSRFGSSALVTAAITADGSNGGKIDATDYAGAIGNLNWLMPMTYDYFGAFAAQGPTAPHSPLTSYTGIPQQGFNSDAAIQKLKSKGIPANKLLLGIGFYGRGWTGVTQAAPGGSATGAAPGTYEAGIEDYKVLKNTCPATGTVGGTAYAKCGSNWWSYDTPSTINGKMTYANNQGLGGAFFWELSGDTSNGELIGAIKGGLG, encoded by the coding sequence ATGAAAAGATCGCTCCGCCGGGCCCTCTGGGCCGGTGCCGTGGTCGCCCTGACCGTCGCAGCGGTGCCGGTCACCACCGCGTTCGGCGCCGGCACGGTCACCACCACCTTCACCAAGGCGCAGGACTGGGGGACCGGTCACGAGGCGAAGGTGACCGTCACCAACGGTTCCAGCGCCACGGTCGCCACCTGGCGCATCGAGTTCGACCTGCCGTCGGGCACCACCATCACCAGCGCGTGGGACGCCGACGTCACCAGCAGCGGCAGCCACTACGTCGCGGTCAAGAAGAGCTGGGCCGGCAGCCTCGCCCCCGGCGCCTCGTTCAGTTGGGGCTACAACGGCAGCGGCGCCTACAAGGCACCGCTGAACTGCACCATCAACGGTGTCGCGTGCGGCGGCGGGACGACTCCGCCGACCACGACTCCGCCGACGACCACCCCACCGACGACGACCCCGCCCACCACACCACCCACCACGCCGCCGCCGACCACCAACCCGCCGAACCCGGGCGGCAAGAAGATCGTCGGCTACTTCGCCGAGTGGGGCGTCTACGGGCGCAACTACCACGTCAAGAACATCCAGACCAGCGGCTCGGCCGCCAAGCTGACCCACATCCTGTACGCCTTCGGCAACACCACCGGCGGCCGTTGCGCCATCGGTGACAGCTACGCCGACTACGAGAAGGCGTACACCGCGGCGGAGAGCGTGGACGGCGTCGCCGACACGTGGGACCAGCCGCTACGCGGCAGCTTCAACCAACTGCGCAAGCTCAAGCAACTCAACCCGCACCTCAAGGTGATCTGGTCGTTCGGTGGCTGGACCTGGTCCGGCGGCTTCACCCAGGCCGCGCAGAACCCGGCCGCGTTCGCCGAGAGCTGCTACAACCTGGTCGAGGACCCGCGCTGGGCGGACGTCTTCGACGGCATCGACGTCGACTGGGAGTACCCCAACGCCTGCGGTCTGAGCTGTGACACCAGCGGCCCGAACGCGTTCAAGAACGTGATCAGCGCGTTGCGGTCGAGGTTCGGGTCCAGCGCCCTGGTCACCGCCGCCATCACCGCGGACGGCAGCAACGGCGGCAAGATCGACGCCACCGACTACGCCGGGGCGATCGGCAACCTCAACTGGCTGATGCCCATGACCTACGACTACTTCGGCGCCTTCGCCGCCCAGGGTCCGACGGCACCGCACTCCCCGCTCACCTCGTACACCGGCATCCCACAGCAGGGCTTCAACTCCGACGCGGCGATCCAGAAGCTCAAGAGCAAGGGCATCCCGGCCAACAAGCTGCTGCTCGGCATCGGCTTCTACGGTCGCGGGTGGACCGGTGTCACCCAGGCCGCTCCGGGCGGCAGCGCCACCGGCGCGGCACCCGGCACCTACGAGGCGGGCATCGAGGACTACAAGGTCCTCAAGAACACCTGCCCGGCCACCGGCACCGTCGGCGGCACCGCGTACGCCAAGTGCGGCAGCAACTGGTGGAGCTACGACACCCCGTCGACCATCAACGGCAAGATGACGTACGCGAACAACCAGGGCCTCGGTGGCGCGTTCTTCTGGGAGCTCTCCGGTGACACGAGCAACGGCGAACTCATCGGCGCCATCAAGGGCGGTCTCGGCTGA
- a CDS encoding nuclear transport factor 2 family protein — translation MRPTHRTLAATAAGLVLLPVALVGCGIGGGGEKESATGPARAPAEEATARSRERVQAYLDAMAAKDVAAGRSQLCALLHDGFDLGATGPNGDFADHFKVPEATITDIRPGPLGQQVSVSVSVAVGKRTVTRPLVFTVTRDGSDWCIAGEAPGAGSTASPRPNDAVVPSPAS, via the coding sequence ATGCGCCCGACCCATCGCACGCTGGCGGCGACCGCCGCCGGGCTGGTGTTGCTGCCGGTCGCCCTGGTCGGTTGCGGGATCGGTGGTGGGGGCGAGAAAGAGTCGGCCACCGGGCCGGCCCGAGCCCCCGCCGAGGAGGCCACCGCCCGCTCCCGTGAGCGGGTGCAGGCGTACCTCGACGCCATGGCGGCCAAGGATGTCGCCGCCGGGCGCAGCCAGCTCTGCGCGCTGCTGCACGACGGCTTCGACCTGGGTGCCACCGGCCCCAACGGTGACTTCGCCGACCACTTCAAGGTCCCCGAGGCGACCATCACCGACATCCGGCCCGGTCCGCTCGGGCAGCAGGTCAGCGTCTCGGTCTCGGTCGCGGTCGGCAAGCGCACCGTCACCCGGCCGTTGGTCTTCACCGTCACCAGGGACGGAAGCGACTGGTGCATCGCCGGGGAAGCGCCGGGCGCCGGCTCGACCGCCAGCCCGAGGCCGAACGATGCGGTCGTCCCCTCGCCCGCATCCTGA
- a CDS encoding NADPH-dependent F420 reductase, whose product MTTVGLIGSGNIGGTVARLAVDAGYDVVLSNSRGPETLTDLVETLGEHASAGTTQDAAQVGDLVVVSVPLKAYRAVPVEPLAGKVVIDTNNYYPQRDGAFPELDSGEITSSELLQRHLPNSRVVKVFNNIYFKGLAALPRPSGAADRSALAIAGDDAAAKAEVTTFLDRIGYDAVDVGPLAEGWRYQPDTPAYGTLYSASPTDWEHPATGDAAKLRSALAAATR is encoded by the coding sequence ATGACAACTGTGGGACTGATCGGCAGTGGCAACATCGGCGGGACCGTGGCCCGGCTGGCCGTCGACGCCGGCTACGACGTGGTGCTGAGCAACTCGCGAGGCCCGGAAACCCTCACCGACCTGGTCGAGACCCTGGGCGAGCACGCCAGCGCCGGCACCACGCAGGACGCGGCGCAGGTCGGTGACCTGGTGGTGGTCAGTGTGCCGCTGAAGGCGTACCGGGCGGTGCCCGTCGAACCGCTGGCCGGCAAGGTCGTCATCGACACCAACAACTACTACCCGCAGCGCGACGGCGCCTTCCCCGAGCTGGACTCGGGCGAGATCACCAGCAGCGAGCTGCTCCAGCGGCACCTGCCAAACTCGCGGGTGGTCAAGGTCTTCAACAACATCTACTTCAAGGGCCTGGCCGCGCTCCCCCGACCATCCGGTGCGGCCGACCGCAGCGCCCTCGCGATCGCCGGTGACGACGCCGCCGCGAAGGCCGAGGTGACCACCTTCCTCGACCGGATCGGCTACGACGCGGTGGATGTCGGCCCGCTGGCCGAGGGGTGGCGCTACCAGCCGGACACCCCGGCGTACGGCACGCTCTACTCCGCCAGCCCGACCGACTGGGAGCACCCGGCCACCGGCGACGCCGCGAAGCTGCGTTCCGCCCTGGCCGCCGCCACCCGCTGA
- a CDS encoding class F sortase, which produces MSTGPGPSIRRHRDRRVPLAALVAAGAAVCLAAGTGVGLAAGPGVGLAAGPGGGLLATGPPPPVASWHPGCGDDCPSVAAAPTPHGPPTRVRVPRIGVDSPLTVLGLDRAGTLIPPGDFDTVGWYGGGPSPGDTGPAVFAGHLDSRRGPAVFARLGELRPGDLVEVWRGGQRLSFRVTGSLRTRKDRFPTAVVYGPTPGAELRLVTCGGDFDRRRGHYVDNVVVFAVTEASDPVLPSSAAG; this is translated from the coding sequence GTGAGCACCGGACCGGGCCCGTCGATCCGGCGGCACCGCGACCGCCGGGTACCGCTGGCCGCGCTGGTCGCGGCCGGCGCGGCGGTCTGCCTGGCCGCCGGCACCGGGGTCGGGCTGGCCGCCGGCCCCGGGGTCGGGCTGGCCGCCGGCCCCGGGGGCGGGTTGCTCGCCACCGGCCCGCCACCACCGGTGGCGAGCTGGCACCCCGGCTGCGGCGACGACTGCCCGTCGGTGGCCGCCGCGCCCACGCCACACGGTCCACCCACGCGGGTACGCGTACCGCGCATCGGCGTCGACTCACCGCTCACCGTGCTGGGTCTGGACCGCGCCGGGACGCTGATCCCGCCGGGCGACTTCGACACCGTTGGCTGGTACGGCGGTGGCCCGTCCCCCGGCGACACCGGCCCGGCCGTCTTCGCCGGGCATCTGGACTCACGACGCGGCCCGGCGGTCTTCGCCCGGCTCGGTGAGCTACGGCCCGGCGACCTGGTGGAGGTGTGGCGCGGCGGGCAGCGGTTGTCGTTCCGGGTGACCGGGTCGCTGCGTACCCGCAAGGATCGGTTTCCGACGGCCGTGGTCTACGGGCCGACCCCCGGGGCGGAGCTGCGCCTGGTCACCTGCGGGGGCGACTTCGACCGGCGGCGGGGGCACTACGTCGACAACGTGGTGGTGTTCGCGGTGACCGAGGCCTCCGACCCGGTCCTGCCGTCGTCCGCGGCAGGCTGA
- a CDS encoding threonine aldolase family protein, whose product MADLVDLRSDTVTRPTAGMREAMASAEVGDDVYGEDPSVNALEAEVAALFGHEAALFAPSGSMANQIALQLLVSPGDELLCDADAHVVTYEIGAAAAYGGISSRTWPAVGADIDPEMVAGMIRPDGYFAVPTRAIAVEQTHNRGGGGVIPLATLRDLRGVADEAGVALHCDGARIWHAHVADQVPLIEYGRLFDTLSVCLSKGLGAPVGSVVVGSADKIERARVIRKRMGGGMRQAGILAAAGRYALAQHIDRLADDHAKAARLAEAVAPFGVLATTVRTNLVALDLTKHTLDARALAAAARAEGVLISVLGPRTARLVTHLGVSDADIDRAVAALPRILANA is encoded by the coding sequence GTGGCTGATCTTGTTGACCTGCGGTCCGACACGGTGACCCGGCCGACCGCCGGGATGCGGGAGGCGATGGCCAGCGCCGAGGTCGGTGACGACGTCTACGGCGAGGATCCGAGCGTCAACGCCCTCGAAGCCGAGGTCGCCGCCCTGTTCGGGCACGAGGCGGCGCTGTTCGCCCCGAGTGGGTCCATGGCCAATCAGATCGCTCTGCAACTGCTGGTGTCACCCGGCGACGAGTTGCTCTGTGACGCCGACGCGCACGTGGTCACGTACGAGATCGGTGCCGCGGCCGCGTACGGCGGGATCTCCTCGCGGACCTGGCCGGCGGTGGGCGCGGACATCGACCCGGAGATGGTGGCCGGGATGATCCGGCCGGACGGCTACTTCGCCGTCCCCACCCGCGCGATCGCCGTCGAGCAGACCCACAATCGCGGTGGCGGCGGGGTGATTCCGTTGGCCACCCTGCGGGATCTGCGCGGGGTCGCCGACGAGGCGGGCGTCGCACTGCACTGCGACGGCGCCCGGATCTGGCACGCGCACGTCGCCGACCAGGTGCCGCTGATCGAGTACGGTCGGCTCTTCGACACGCTGTCGGTGTGCCTCTCCAAGGGGCTCGGCGCGCCGGTCGGTTCGGTGGTGGTGGGCAGCGCTGACAAGATCGAACGGGCCCGGGTGATCCGTAAGCGGATGGGCGGTGGCATGCGCCAGGCCGGCATTCTCGCCGCCGCCGGCCGGTACGCGCTCGCCCAGCACATCGACCGGTTGGCCGACGACCACGCGAAGGCGGCCCGGCTCGCCGAGGCGGTCGCGCCGTTCGGCGTGTTGGCCACCACGGTTCGCACCAATCTGGTCGCGCTGGACCTCACCAAGCACACCCTGGACGCACGGGCCCTGGCCGCCGCGGCGCGGGCCGAGGGCGTACTGATCTCGGTGCTCGGCCCCCGCACCGCCCGCCTGGTCACCCACCTGGGCGTCAGCGACGCGGACATCGACCGCGCCGTCGCAGCCCTACCCCGCATCCTGGCCAACGCCTGA
- a CDS encoding glutathione peroxidase, translated as MTVFDIPIDALNGGPADLARHRGKAMLVVNVASRCGLTPQYAGLQTLADSYADRGLVVLGVPCNQFAGQEPGSAAEISDFCQVNYGVTFPLTEKVDVNGPDRHPLYAALVDTPDADGHTGDVRWNFEKFLVAPDGSVAARFAPTVEPDSSDLRAAIEKTLPTPA; from the coding sequence ATGACCGTCTTCGACATCCCGATCGACGCCCTCAACGGCGGCCCCGCCGACCTGGCCCGCCACCGCGGCAAGGCGATGCTGGTCGTCAACGTGGCCTCCCGCTGCGGCCTCACCCCCCAGTACGCCGGCCTCCAGACGCTCGCCGACTCCTACGCCGACCGGGGCCTGGTGGTGCTCGGCGTCCCGTGCAACCAGTTCGCCGGGCAGGAGCCGGGCAGCGCCGCCGAGATCAGTGACTTCTGCCAGGTCAACTACGGGGTCACCTTCCCGCTGACCGAGAAGGTCGACGTCAACGGCCCCGACCGGCACCCGCTCTACGCCGCGCTCGTGGACACCCCGGACGCCGACGGGCACACCGGTGATGTGCGCTGGAACTTCGAGAAGTTCCTGGTGGCCCCGGACGGCTCGGTCGCCGCCCGGTTCGCCCCCACGGTCGAGCCCGACTCCAGCGACCTGCGCGCGGCCATCGAGAAAACCCTCCCGACCCCAGCCTGA
- a CDS encoding glycosyltransferase 87 family protein: MRDRQVALAWAAFVVVALVSCVLVLRRPDRLSDLHIYYGALSDLHAGRPLYGFEAANGGPFTYPPFAALVLGPITAVPEGILQGIWLVATCAAVVAIAGTVGVALTTRQPRRPLVMAVAATVLMLSAPVQSNLRFGQVSIFIVLMALLDGVGLVPPRLRGVLVGVASAIKLTPLLFVVYFLATGRYRDAGRAVATFLACAGLAGIVLPGESWTYWTEAVRQTSRIGNLASLGNQSVHGMLLRVGVDEAALPVLWATLVAFVCVAALLRARQLTRQGRGGHAAVLVGCATVAASPVSWTHHQVWPVLAAMLLIGASGITQRVAGGALLAAMVVSLGAVLSPVSTRPGVQFLFENARAIGVLLLCLVGFGGVAVAAARTHRRPAGRRGWLRVGVTATVAVAFFAVQPLPAGADPTFKAYALDDVVNPRYFFVCRGPVECAAYGTDAPVTFGTRAERTKVRVNGVVSPQVTRLEYFSAPGGPPRVIPLLDAYPGSRTFSFRSASMAQGRLVAYDADGRPIASYDDELAAALRGGREAGR; encoded by the coding sequence ATGCGGGATCGCCAGGTGGCGCTGGCGTGGGCGGCCTTCGTCGTCGTCGCGCTGGTGTCCTGTGTGCTCGTTCTGCGCCGTCCGGATCGCCTCTCCGACCTGCACATCTACTACGGCGCGCTGTCCGACCTGCACGCCGGTCGGCCGTTGTACGGCTTCGAGGCGGCCAACGGCGGTCCGTTCACCTATCCGCCGTTCGCCGCGCTCGTGCTGGGGCCGATCACCGCCGTGCCGGAGGGCATCCTGCAGGGAATCTGGCTGGTGGCGACGTGCGCGGCGGTCGTCGCCATCGCCGGGACGGTCGGTGTCGCGCTGACCACCCGGCAGCCCCGGCGACCGCTCGTGATGGCGGTGGCGGCCACGGTGCTGATGCTCTCCGCACCGGTGCAGAGCAATCTGCGCTTCGGCCAGGTCAGCATCTTCATCGTGCTGATGGCCCTGCTCGACGGGGTGGGCCTGGTCCCGCCCCGGCTGCGCGGGGTGCTGGTCGGGGTCGCCTCGGCGATCAAGCTGACCCCGTTGCTGTTCGTCGTCTACTTCCTCGCCACCGGCCGCTACCGCGACGCGGGCCGCGCCGTGGCGACATTCCTGGCCTGCGCGGGGCTCGCCGGGATCGTGCTGCCCGGCGAGAGTTGGACATACTGGACCGAGGCGGTCCGGCAGACCTCACGGATCGGCAATCTGGCGTCACTGGGTAACCAGTCCGTGCACGGCATGCTGCTACGCGTCGGCGTGGACGAGGCGGCGTTGCCAGTGCTCTGGGCCACCCTGGTGGCGTTCGTCTGCGTGGCGGCCCTGCTGCGGGCGCGACAGTTGACGCGACAGGGCCGCGGCGGGCACGCGGCGGTGCTCGTCGGCTGCGCCACCGTCGCCGCGTCCCCGGTGTCCTGGACCCACCACCAGGTGTGGCCGGTGCTCGCGGCGATGCTGCTGATCGGCGCGTCCGGCATCACCCAGCGGGTGGCCGGGGGAGCGCTGCTGGCCGCCATGGTCGTCTCGTTGGGCGCGGTGCTCAGCCCGGTGTCGACGCGGCCGGGGGTGCAGTTCCTCTTCGAGAACGCCCGCGCGATCGGGGTGCTCCTGCTGTGCCTGGTCGGCTTCGGTGGCGTCGCGGTCGCCGCCGCCCGAACGCACCGGCGACCGGCGGGCCGACGGGGCTGGTTGCGGGTGGGCGTGACGGCCACCGTGGCTGTCGCGTTCTTCGCGGTACAACCGTTGCCCGCCGGTGCCGACCCGACCTTCAAGGCGTACGCCCTCGACGACGTGGTCAACCCGCGATACTTCTTCGTCTGCCGGGGCCCGGTCGAGTGCGCCGCCTACGGCACGGACGCGCCGGTCACCTTCGGCACCCGGGCCGAGAGGACCAAGGTGCGGGTCAACGGGGTGGTCTCCCCGCAGGTGACCAGGCTGGAGTACTTCTCCGCCCCGGGTGGGCCGCCCCGGGTCATTCCGCTGCTCGACGCGTACCCGGGGAGCCGGACGTTCTCGTTCCGCTCGGCCAGCATGGCGCAGGGCCGGCTCGTCGCGTACGACGCGGACGGGCGGCCGATCGCCAGCTACGACGACGAACTCGCCGCCGCCCTCCGCGGTGGGCGGGAGGCCGGCCGTTAG
- a CDS encoding class II 3-deoxy-7-phosphoheptulonate synthase produces MRHEWHQLSHPGVGSPGLQTSRPTVDSAEDAALGLDRWRELPREQIPPWSDPAAVAEVCKVLDTVPSVVAPYEVDQLRQKLALVCEGKAFLLQGGDCAETFADNTESHLLANARTLLQMAIVLTYGASLPVVKVARVAGQYTKPRSLPTDARGLPAYRGDMINSLEADPAARVADPQRMIRAYANSAAAMNMLRAYLAGGLADLHAVHDWNKGFVKNSPAGERYEAIAREIDRALAFIRACGMTDDEALRTVTLYCSHEALALEYDRALTRVSDRRAYGLSGHFLWIGERTRQITGAHIDFISRIANPIGVKLGPTTSPDEAIELCEKLNPDNIPGRLTLISRMGNHRVRDALPPIVAKVTAAGAKVVWQCDPMHGNTHESSNGYKTRHFDRIVDEVLGYFEVHRGLDTHPGGLHVELTGEDVTECLGGAQGIEDLDLPDRYETACDPRLNTQQSLELAFLVAEMLRG; encoded by the coding sequence ATGCGCCATGAGTGGCACCAGCTGAGCCATCCCGGGGTGGGCAGCCCCGGCCTGCAGACCAGCCGACCGACCGTCGACTCCGCCGAGGACGCCGCGCTCGGCCTGGACCGATGGCGGGAGCTGCCCCGCGAGCAGATCCCGCCGTGGTCCGACCCGGCCGCCGTGGCCGAGGTCTGCAAGGTTCTCGACACCGTGCCCTCGGTCGTCGCGCCCTACGAGGTCGACCAGCTGCGGCAGAAGCTCGCCCTGGTCTGCGAGGGCAAGGCGTTCCTGTTGCAGGGCGGCGACTGCGCCGAGACGTTCGCGGACAACACCGAGAGTCACCTGCTGGCCAACGCCCGCACCCTGCTCCAGATGGCGATCGTGCTCACGTACGGCGCGTCGCTGCCGGTGGTCAAGGTCGCCCGGGTCGCCGGGCAGTACACCAAGCCCCGCTCGCTGCCGACTGACGCTCGCGGGCTACCCGCGTACCGTGGCGACATGATCAACTCGCTGGAGGCCGACCCGGCCGCCCGGGTCGCCGACCCGCAGCGCATGATCCGCGCGTACGCCAACTCGGCGGCGGCCATGAACATGCTCCGGGCGTACCTCGCTGGCGGGCTCGCCGACCTGCACGCCGTGCACGACTGGAACAAGGGCTTCGTGAAGAACTCCCCGGCGGGGGAGCGCTACGAGGCGATCGCCCGGGAGATCGACCGGGCGCTGGCCTTCATCCGGGCCTGCGGCATGACCGACGACGAGGCGCTGCGCACCGTCACGCTCTACTGCTCCCACGAGGCCCTCGCCCTGGAGTACGACCGGGCGCTCACCCGGGTCTCCGACCGTCGGGCGTACGGGCTCTCCGGGCACTTCCTCTGGATCGGTGAGCGCACCCGGCAGATCACCGGCGCGCACATCGACTTCATCTCCCGCATCGCCAACCCGATCGGGGTGAAGCTCGGCCCGACCACCTCCCCCGACGAGGCGATCGAGCTGTGCGAGAAGCTCAACCCGGACAACATCCCCGGCCGACTCACCCTGATCAGCCGGATGGGCAACCACCGCGTACGCGACGCCCTGCCGCCGATCGTCGCCAAAGTCACCGCCGCGGGGGCCAAGGTGGTCTGGCAGTGCGACCCGATGCACGGCAACACGCACGAGTCGTCCAACGGCTACAAGACCCGGCACTTCGACCGCATCGTCGACGAGGTGCTGGGCTACTTCGAGGTGCACCGGGGCCTCGACACCCACCCCGGTGGCCTGCACGTCGAGTTGACCGGCGAGGACGTCACCGAATGCCTCGGCGGCGCCCAGGGCATCGAGGATCTCGACCTGCCCGACCGGTACGAAACCGCCTGCGACCCGCGACTGAACACTCAGCAGTCGCTGGAGTTGGCCTTCCTGGTAGCGGAGATGTTGCGTGGCTGA
- a CDS encoding class I SAM-dependent methyltransferase — protein sequence MGATRSAAYDAHADWYEGFISGGGDYLRRVHATVADLLGTGEGPCLDICCGTGAHASVPAGLGWTPVGVDLSGGQLRHANGRLPVARGDAIALPVGDASLPAAMCVLASTDLPDYPAVLREVARVLRPGGRFVHVGVHPCFVGAFADWSQHPRVVVDERYAERALSFDSWNTQGVRARVGAWHVPLADLLTATVAAGLRLVRVVEAGPGGVPDLFGFLAVR from the coding sequence ATGGGGGCGACGAGGAGCGCCGCGTACGACGCGCACGCGGACTGGTACGAGGGCTTCATCTCGGGCGGCGGCGACTATCTCCGGCGGGTGCACGCGACGGTGGCGGACCTGCTCGGCACGGGCGAGGGGCCCTGTCTCGACATCTGCTGCGGCACCGGTGCGCACGCCTCGGTCCCGGCGGGTCTGGGTTGGACGCCGGTGGGCGTGGACCTGTCCGGTGGGCAGCTGCGGCACGCGAACGGCCGCCTGCCGGTGGCCAGGGGCGACGCGATCGCCCTACCGGTCGGCGACGCGTCGCTGCCGGCGGCGATGTGCGTGCTGGCCAGCACCGACCTGCCCGACTATCCGGCCGTGCTGCGCGAGGTGGCCCGGGTGCTGCGCCCCGGCGGGCGGTTCGTGCACGTGGGCGTGCACCCGTGTTTCGTTGGCGCGTTCGCCGACTGGAGTCAGCATCCGCGCGTGGTCGTCGACGAGCGCTACGCCGAACGGGCGCTGAGCTTCGACAGCTGGAACACGCAGGGCGTCCGGGCGCGGGTCGGCGCCTGGCACGTGCCGCTCGCCGATCTGCTCACCGCGACAGTGGCCGCCGGCCTCCGGCTGGTCCGGGTGGTCGAGGCCGGACCGGGTGGCGTGCCCGACCTGTTCGGCTTCCTCGCCGTCCGGTAG
- a CDS encoding DUF4397 domain-containing protein: MHTLRTAPRRLLAGSGVLLLTAALAAAFPVPATAAPGADTVGYVRLAHLSPDTPAVDVYLAAPGSAKPQVFPGVGYGVVSDYLELAPGRYAVAMREAGAPASDPPVLTTEVAVTSGDAFTVAGVGRHADLGLRVLTDDLSAPTNGRAKVRVVQASVRTPVLDVAAADGPMIANGVQFATTTDYQQVEPGSWRLKLTGAGGPSADAEVRLTGGAVYSLLVLDARQGGLTAELRRDAEGGTVVPAGGVDTGAGGIAGAGLDAYPLVVGGLAAAAGAVALLLWRRRRTTW, translated from the coding sequence ATGCACACGCTCCGTACCGCGCCCCGCCGGCTGCTGGCCGGCTCCGGCGTACTCCTGCTCACCGCCGCCCTCGCCGCCGCCTTTCCGGTTCCGGCCACCGCCGCGCCCGGCGCGGACACCGTCGGGTACGTCCGGCTCGCTCACCTCTCCCCGGACACCCCGGCGGTGGACGTCTACCTGGCCGCGCCCGGCTCGGCGAAACCGCAGGTCTTCCCGGGGGTCGGTTACGGCGTGGTCTCCGACTACCTCGAACTCGCTCCGGGCCGGTACGCGGTGGCCATGCGGGAGGCCGGCGCGCCCGCCAGCGATCCCCCGGTGCTCACCACCGAGGTCGCGGTGACCAGCGGCGACGCCTTCACGGTGGCCGGTGTCGGTCGGCACGCCGACCTTGGCCTGCGGGTGCTCACCGACGATCTCAGCGCCCCCACCAACGGCCGCGCCAAGGTGCGGGTCGTGCAGGCGTCGGTGCGGACCCCGGTGCTCGACGTGGCCGCCGCCGACGGCCCGATGATCGCCAACGGGGTGCAGTTCGCCACCACGACCGACTACCAGCAGGTCGAGCCGGGCAGTTGGCGGCTGAAGCTGACGGGTGCCGGTGGCCCGAGCGCCGACGCCGAGGTGCGGCTCACCGGCGGCGCGGTCTACTCGCTGCTGGTGCTCGACGCACGGCAGGGCGGGCTCACCGCCGAGCTGCGCCGCGACGCCGAGGGCGGCACCGTCGTCCCGGCCGGCGGGGTGGACACCGGTGCTGGTGGCATCGCCGGGGCCGGGCTCGACGCGTACCCCCTGGTGGTCGGCGGTCTGGCCGCGGCGGCCGGCGCGGTGGCCCTGCTGCTCTGGCGTCGGCGGCGCACCACCTGGTGA
- a CDS encoding deoxyribonuclease IV — MPAVSTRPVGAHTPTSGGLAKAALPYVDATGARVVQVYVSNSRGWALPPGDPGQDALFRDGCAERGIPAFIHAALLVNLGSPTPATVEKSTQTLAHALRRGVAIGARGVVFHAGSSVDEGHAEAAMRQVRQALLPLLDWAADAGGPMLLVEPSAGGGRSLASRVEQLGPYLDAVDGHPMLGVCFDTCHAWAAGHDLAAEGGMTATLDTLVATVGADRLRLIHANDSKDLCGSTRDRHENIGKGTIGEPAFAELMAHPATAGVPIVVETPSEKHIGHAADISTLTRLSHP, encoded by the coding sequence ATGCCGGCGGTCTCCACGCGTCCGGTGGGCGCGCACACTCCGACCTCGGGTGGGCTGGCGAAGGCCGCCCTGCCGTACGTCGACGCGACCGGCGCGCGGGTGGTGCAGGTCTACGTCTCCAACTCGCGGGGCTGGGCACTGCCCCCCGGCGACCCCGGGCAGGACGCCCTGTTCCGCGACGGTTGCGCCGAGCGGGGCATTCCCGCGTTCATCCACGCCGCGCTGCTGGTCAACCTCGGCTCGCCCACCCCGGCCACAGTCGAGAAGTCGACCCAGACGCTGGCGCACGCGCTACGTCGGGGCGTGGCTATCGGCGCGCGGGGGGTGGTGTTCCACGCGGGCAGTTCGGTGGACGAGGGGCACGCCGAGGCGGCGATGCGGCAGGTCCGCCAGGCGTTGCTGCCGCTGCTCGACTGGGCCGCCGACGCTGGCGGGCCGATGTTGCTGGTCGAGCCGAGCGCGGGCGGAGGCCGGTCCCTCGCCTCCCGGGTGGAGCAGCTGGGGCCCTACCTGGACGCGGTGGACGGGCACCCCATGCTCGGAGTCTGCTTCGACACCTGCCACGCCTGGGCGGCCGGCCACGACCTGGCGGCGGAGGGCGGCATGACGGCGACCCTGGACACCCTGGTGGCCACGGTCGGTGCGGACCGGCTGCGGCTGATCCACGCCAACGACTCGAAGGATCTGTGCGGTTCCACCCGGGATCGGCACGAGAACATCGGCAAGGGCACCATCGGCGAGCCGGCCTTCGCCGAGCTGATGGCCCACCCGGCAACCGCCGGCGTCCCGATCGTCGTGGAGACCCCCAGCGAGAAGCACATCGGCCACGCCGCCGACATCAGCACCCTCACCCGCCTGTCCCACCCCTGA